The following DNA comes from Candidatus Peregrinibacteria bacterium.
CAGCATTTCAAAAAACAGGAAAGGTTGTTATTCAAAAGGGACGACCTCCTGAAATAACCAGTATTTTTGTAGATGGAAACGCAAAGACAGATCTTCCGCTTGTTGTTCTTCAGAACCGTGGATCAGCATCGGCAAGCGAAATTGTTGCCGGAGCTCTTCAAGATTTGGGTCGTGCTGTTATTGTTGGCGAAAAAAGTTTTGGAAAAGGAACGGTGCAAGAACTCGTAAAAATGAAGGGGGGGGCACATCTTCGTGTCACCATTGCAAAATGGCTCACACCAAATGGACGAGATATCGGAAAGGTTGGCATTGAGCCAGATATTTTTATAGAGCGCACCACAGAAGATTTTGAAGCAGACAGAGATCCACAAATGGAGGCAGCACTTCACTACCTCCGAGGAGAAGAGGTTGCTCCCACCCCCGCGGAAACAAAAGAAGACACAGGATCGGATGAGGGAAATACCGAACAGGCTGAGCAGTAAGAGGTGGTAATGTCCAGAAGATTATGTCCGAGGTCGGAATGGGAAGGTTTGAGGTGTTTATAAAAAGCAGGAATGTGCCGTTTGTACGGTCCGTTTTCAAAGTGCTGGGTCACCATAAAAACGAGGTTGAGCAGTGAGTCCAGTGTCGGAAATACAGGGACTCGTTGGGTGATCTTTCTGCTATGAGTATTAAGCCTCTCGATCCAGTTGGTAGTGTAGATCATCCTTCGTATTTCTTCGGGGAAATGGAGAAAGGCGGCATAGTTTTTGAGCTTTCCGGTCTCAAGACAGGAATCGATATTGAGATGTGCGGCTTCCATTTCTCCGTAAAGAATATGAGCCTTTCTTCGATCCTTTCGATACTGTTTTCCGGATCGTCAACGGAAAAGACATGGCTGAAGTCATCGGAGAACTCTTTCTTTTTGTCGGCTCGGATGCGGTTAATCAGATTCCGTTTCCGGTGGATCAGACACAATTAGTGTTTTCCTCCGTGGTAATATTCCTCTGTGGTTTCAGTAATCCCCTTGAGTTCATCGGAGATCACAAGGTTAATCTGGTTCAGCCCGCGACTGATGAGATCAGAGAAGGTCTCCTTCCATGCATGGGAGCCTTCTTCGGAGTACCCATTCCCCTTGTTCTTCTCTGAATCAGTATCCGTTTCCCAAGGAAGTATTTCTATTATTCCATACCCCGAACACAATAAAAGCTACACTACCGTTTAGAAAGGAATGATGACCTCTTCAAGTTAAGGAGATTTTTCCAAACCAGACACCCCCAAGAAATACGAAATTCTTTTGAGCAAGCTATTCACCAAATTATTGATCCAGAAAAAACAATATAGTATTTTCAACTTTGATCTTTTCAAAAAGATCTACACTTTCTTCTTTTTCGAAACTATGAAGGATAACATCCTTTTGCCATACATCGCTTCTCCGAGTCGGCGCATTGGCATATTTGTTGGATTCTTTGCATTCTGTACTATTTTTCCAGCACTCATTCATTCACAATGGATTACCGGACCATTTATAAATGCAACTCTTCTCTTGGCGACCATTTTCTTAGGACCTGCTGAAGCAATCTTTATTGGACTCTTTCCAAGCTCTGTCGCACTCACTTCAGGGATTCTCCCTGTTGCTCTCGCTTCTATGGTGCCGTTTATCATGATTGCAAATGCTCTCTATATAAAAACCTTTTCCTACGGAAGACGATTTGGATTTTGGATTTCTGCTGGAATTGCCGCGCTTTTGAAATTTATTTTTCTCACACTTTCCGTCATATTTCTTTTGCCAAATCTTCTTATTCCAGAAGCAGTGGAGCGCGTTGCTGTTCTTTTAACATGGCCACAACTTGTTACAGCAATCATTGGAGCTTGTATCGCCTTTCCTGTACTCAAAATTCTTAAGAAGAACACATAATGTGTTCATTTATTTTCTTGCCGATCTTCAAGAGCTTTTTTCGCCTTTCGAATTCGATCCATTTTTGTCTGAGCCTCTTCAAGCGTTTTTTCAAGATCTTGAATTTTCCGTTGCTGACGGCGAAGTACCTGATCTATTTTTTCTTCATTCTCAAGAGCAACATCGTGGAGAAGTTCAACTTCTTCTCCAATTCTTTGAATTTGTCGCTCACGACGACGCGCTACCTCATGATAAAAAGACGCCCCTAAGAGGGCTGTTGGAAGAGCAAAAATTCCTACACCTACCACTGCCGAAAGCGCACCAAAAAATCGCCCGAGGGGAGTGACGGGTACCATATCACCATATCCAATGGTGGTGAGTGTGGAGATCCCCCACCAAATAGCGGCAGGAATACTCGTAAACTTTGTTCCAGGAACAGCATGCTCCGCAATATACAAAAGCGTTGAACAGAAAATAAGTATGAGAAACATAATGGAAGAGACGGCAACAAGCTCCTCTTTATTCTTTCGAATAACCTGTAAAACACGATCAGACGCGTCAGCATAACTTGTTGCCCGAATAACCTGATATACCCGAAAAAGTCGAAATACTCGTACCCAACGAATATTAAACGGAGAGAAGAACGAACAAATTGCAAGCGCATCAAGCAACATGAGTGGCGAGCAGAGAAACCGAACCCTGCTCAAAAAACTATCTCCAGAAACCGATTTTAATAAAGGAGCTGTCCAAATGCGAAGAAGATATTCAAGAAAAAAAATGCCCCCAGAGAAGAACGAAAACCAGAGAAATAAAGGGGAGGTGGGGTATTGCGAAAACTCGGGAAGCGTTTCGATGACCACAAACGTAACATTGAAAAAAATAAGGAGCAAAAGAAGATACTCCACTCCTCTTCCCCAGTGAGTTTTGCTTTTGTTCTCAAGAACTTCAAAAACCTTCTGCCGAATAGTGTGTTTTTGCTCTGAAACCATGAAAAAAGTATAACATTTTTTTCCGCTCTTCGCAAAAAGAGCGCTTGCAAAAGAGAAGGAAGCGCGCAATACTTTTCTTGTTTTTCCTCTACGAGAAATGCCACGATACACATTTCAATGTACCAACAAAAATTGTCGGAAAAATTTTGGGGAACAAGTTCCCATGGGAACAACAGAGGCGACCTGCCCTCATTGTCAGGCGCGTGCGGAAAAGATTTTTTCCGCCCCTGCTATTCACTTTCGTGGATCGGGATTTTATGCAAGCGACAGTAAAAACGCTTCTACTTCTGCCTCATCTGGTATGACAGAACAAAAAGAGTCTCCACCAAAAACGGAATCAAAAGCAGAGGTAACACCTCCCCCCTCCTCTTCATAGAAAATCCAAATTTTATCGGGTAAGAATTCGCATGACGTTCCGCACAATATTCATTCCCGAGTCTTTCTTCATGGTAAGCACCGATTCTGGATGAAACTGCACCGACTCAATAGGAAGCGTTTTGTGACGCATTGCCATAATGATTCCATCTTTTGTGGTCGCAGAAATTTCGAAATCTTTTGGCATCGCATCTACTGCAAGTGAGTGATACCGACCTCCCGAAAAATCTTGGGGAATATTTTCAAAAATGGTCTTTTCGTCGTGGTGAATAGCGGTGCTCCTTCCGTGTACCGGAAGAACAAATTTGAGACTTCCGCCAAAGACTTCGGCGAGTGCCTCATGTCCAAGACAAACTCCAAAAATGGGAACTTTTTCGAGAGATTTTTCGATAATTTTCATGAGATTTCCGGCATTTTTTGGAACACTCGGTCCGGGAGAAATAATGAGAAGATCGTATTTTTCGGGACGAATATTTTCTACTGCCACATCATTTCGAAAAATCGTGATGTTCCCGCCCGCTGTTTCAAAAAAATCAACGAGATTAAAGGTGAATGAATCGAAGTTATCGATCAGAAGGATATTTTTCATAAAGGAAAAGAAATCTAAAATTCTCCGCGGAGTATTTCCAATAGCGCTTGTGCCTTGTTTTCTACTTCTTTGCTCTCATCTTCAGGAATAGAGCTATAGAGCAACGTTGCTCCGGCACGAAAAGAGAAGCGATTATTGTGAATATGTGCCGAACGAATAATGATTCCGGTATCCATATCTCCGGAAAACGTAAGATACCCAATAGAACCACCATAAAATCCACGACGACTCGTTTCTGTTTTTTCAATTTCAATCATGGCCTGTACTTTTGGCGCGCCAGTGAGTGTTCCGGCAGATTGGCAAGCAATAAGCGCATCAAGCGCATCACGGTCTTTTCGCAGATTTCCCGTGAGATGCGCAATAGTGTGCATTACTCGGGAATACTTTTCGACATGTCGATACGAAGTAATTTCAATACCAGGTTCACACACTCGTTTTAAATCGTTTCGTCCAAGATCGATGAGCATATCGAGTTCCGCCCGTTCTTTTTCGCACGAGAGGAGCTCAAGCATATTTTCGTGATCGGAAACAGGATCTTCTCCACGCGGACGCGTTCCCGAAATGGGGCGGAGATGAGCTTTTCCATTTTCGACCCGAACCATCATTTCGGGGCTTGCTCCAACAAGTTGACTTTCGCCAAAATCGAAAAAGAAGAGATAAGGCGCAGGATTCTTTTCACGATAGATTTTGTAAAGCGCAAATGGGTCACCAGAAAATTCTCCAGAAAACTTTCGGGAAAAAACCGCTTCAAAAATCTCTCCTTGACGCGCCAATTCTCGTGCAGTTTCCACCTGATTTTCGTACTCTTCCGGCGAAATATCGGCAGAAATATTTTTCGTGGAAAATACCTTCTTTTGCAATTTTTTTGGCTTCGAAATGGACTGAAAAAGCTGTGCAA
Coding sequences within:
- a CDS encoding transposase, with translation MEAAHLNIDSCLETGKLKNYAAFLHFPEEIRRMIYTTNWIERLNTHSRKITQRVPVFPTLDSLLNLVFMVTQHFENGPYKRHIPAFYKHLKPSHSDLGHNLLDITTSYCSACSVFPSSDPVSSFVSAGVGATSSPRR
- a CDS encoding transposase codes for the protein MCSGYGIIEILPWETDTDSEKNKGNGYSEEGSHAWKETFSDLISRGLNQINLVISDELKGITETTEEYYHGGKH
- a CDS encoding ion transporter, producing the protein MVSEQKHTIRQKVFEVLENKSKTHWGRGVEYLLLLLIFFNVTFVVIETLPEFSQYPTSPLFLWFSFFSGGIFFLEYLLRIWTAPLLKSVSGDSFLSRVRFLCSPLMLLDALAICSFFSPFNIRWVRVFRLFRVYQVIRATSYADASDRVLQVIRKNKEELVAVSSIMFLILIFCSTLLYIAEHAVPGTKFTSIPAAIWWGISTLTTIGYGDMVPVTPLGRFFGALSAVVGVGIFALPTALLGASFYHEVARRRERQIQRIGEEVELLHDVALENEEKIDQVLRRQQRKIQDLEKTLEEAQTKMDRIRKAKKALEDRQENK
- a CDS encoding FmdB family transcriptional regulator, encoding MPRYTFQCTNKNCRKNFGEQVPMGTTEATCPHCQARAEKIFSAPAIHFRGSGFYASDSKNASTSASSGMTEQKESPPKTESKAEVTPPPSSS
- a CDS encoding aminodeoxychorismate/anthranilate synthase component II; this translates as MKNILLIDNFDSFTFNLVDFFETAGGNITIFRNDVAVENIRPEKYDLLIISPGPSVPKNAGNLMKIIEKSLEKVPIFGVCLGHEALAEVFGGSLKFVLPVHGRSTAIHHDEKTIFENIPQDFSGGRYHSLAVDAMPKDFEISATTKDGIIMAMRHKTLPIESVQFHPESVLTMKKDSGMNIVRNVMRILTR